A single region of the Selenomonas sp. oral taxon 920 genome encodes:
- the mobB gene encoding molybdopterin-guanine dinucleotide biosynthesis protein B produces MNLSDLTLIVAAGGKSTRMGQDKRFLPLDGESLLARTLRKGRAAGFRSIVLAAEGAQEELTTLAAEFGAILVTDEIPAQGPAAAIAAGLSAAETEWSLVLSADMPFYDFELVRALLPHAEGDTQAVLPTLSDYWQPLAALYRRDAGAVFAAAIARGDRKLGIILRELAVREVPFTVDAGLLFNVNTPAAYRLAQGRLANEQRTKPVLSVAAPASGTGKTTFIEKLIPLLAQRGVRTAVIKSDSHGFDLDTEGKDTARFTAAGAEAVAVSSPTGYFIQQKTKIRKDFQNLIAKIDTHSVELYILESRAHGVLPTFMLDRGMGIPELDERVVAYVTKGRTAETDILTFGLDDMDTAVRLALFLMGRPLYGADGTMFLTM; encoded by the coding sequence ATGAATCTCTCCGATCTGACACTCATCGTGGCGGCGGGTGGCAAGAGTACACGCATGGGGCAGGACAAGCGCTTTCTGCCGCTGGACGGTGAGTCCCTGCTTGCGCGCACGCTCCGCAAGGGACGTGCGGCGGGCTTTCGCAGCATTGTCCTCGCGGCAGAGGGGGCGCAGGAAGAGCTCACGACGCTTGCCGCCGAGTTCGGAGCGATTCTCGTCACGGATGAAATCCCTGCACAGGGACCTGCAGCGGCGATTGCAGCAGGTCTGTCGGCAGCGGAGACGGAGTGGTCACTCGTTCTCTCGGCAGATATGCCCTTTTACGATTTCGAGCTGGTACGGGCACTCCTGCCGCACGCAGAGGGCGATACGCAGGCAGTACTGCCGACCCTCAGCGATTACTGGCAGCCGCTTGCGGCACTCTACCGACGGGATGCGGGCGCGGTATTTGCGGCAGCGATTGCACGCGGTGACCGCAAGCTCGGCATCATCCTCAGGGAGCTCGCCGTGCGTGAAGTTCCGTTTACGGTGGATGCGGGGCTGCTGTTCAACGTGAACACGCCCGCCGCCTATCGGCTTGCGCAGGGGCGGCTCGCGAACGAGCAGCGGACAAAGCCCGTCCTCTCAGTTGCCGCACCTGCCTCAGGCACGGGCAAGACGACATTTATTGAAAAGCTCATTCCACTCCTCGCACAGCGCGGCGTACGTACGGCGGTCATCAAGAGTGACAGCCACGGATTTGACCTCGACACGGAGGGAAAGGATACGGCACGTTTTACGGCGGCGGGTGCAGAGGCGGTTGCAGTCAGCTCGCCCACAGGATATTTTATCCAACAAAAAACAAAGATACGGAAGGATTTTCAGAATCTTATCGCGAAAATAGATACCCATAGTGTAGAACTATATATCTTAGAGAGCCGCGCGCATGGTGTTCTGCCGACATTCATGCTGGACCGCGGGATGGGGATACCGGAGCTGGATGAGCGCGTGGTCGCATACGTTACAAAAGGACGTACCGCAGAAACAGATATTTTGACCTTTGGTCTCGACGATATGGATACCGCCGTGCGCCTTGCGCTCTTTCTGATGGGACGGCCACTCTACGGCGCAGACGGTACAATGTTTTTGACAATGTAA
- the fdhD gene encoding formate dehydrogenase accessory sulfurtransferase FdhD, giving the protein MEIQRSDFIDVPVTRYVSEKNTFVPDHKYTSEEVYFDIDLNGENFTTAFCSPVDFEDLVIGMLAQMGRIRTYDDITELTVDAEHLSASVKTTEDAQRWAEEAVKNPRYFSARKILKLRPEEIFERPRDVRFHASDILATADELLAHLSKTHDTTNGVHSGVIYDQENKKILVFREDVGRHNVFDKLYGWALKNHVEITDKIIVFSGRCSSEMMLKLGRMGIGAVAAKSVPTTLSLDVARKLGITLCARMAPGSFCVYANPERIVL; this is encoded by the coding sequence ATGGAAATTCAGCGCAGTGACTTTATCGATGTACCCGTAACCCGCTATGTATCGGAGAAGAATACGTTCGTCCCCGATCATAAATATACTTCCGAGGAGGTCTACTTCGACATTGACCTCAACGGGGAGAACTTCACCACGGCGTTCTGCTCGCCCGTTGACTTCGAGGATCTTGTCATCGGGATGCTCGCCCAGATGGGGCGCATCCGCACGTATGACGACATCACGGAGCTGACTGTGGATGCAGAGCACCTCAGCGCTTCGGTCAAAACAACGGAGGACGCGCAGCGTTGGGCAGAAGAAGCCGTCAAGAATCCCCGTTACTTCTCAGCACGCAAAATTTTGAAACTGCGCCCCGAGGAGATATTCGAGCGTCCACGTGACGTACGTTTTCATGCGTCGGATATTCTTGCGACGGCGGATGAGCTGCTCGCACACCTTTCCAAGACGCATGACACGACGAACGGCGTACACAGCGGGGTCATTTACGATCAGGAGAACAAGAAAATCCTCGTCTTCCGTGAGGATGTCGGCCGTCACAACGTCTTTGACAAACTCTATGGCTGGGCACTCAAAAATCACGTGGAGATTACCGATAAAATCATCGTCTTCAGCGGACGCTGCTCCTCGGAGATGATGCTGAAGCTTGGGCGCATGGGCATCGGGGCGGTTGCGGCGAAGTCCGTACCGACCACCCTCTCGCTCGATGTCGCACGCAAACTCGGCATTACGCTGTGTGCGCGTATGGCGCCCGGTTCGTTCTGTGTATACGCGAACCCCGAGCGCATTGTACTTTAG
- the fdnG gene encoding formate dehydrogenase-N subunit alpha yields the protein MNLSRRDFLKATGLSGVGLALASLGLDVGKVEAAAKEYKLTGGREFTSVCHFCACGCGTLGYVKDGKLINLEGAADHPVNRGGLCPKGVGYGHIPNSAERPKCPMYRAPGSDHWEEISWEEAIDRAARAIKKARDENWVGQDEANGYKFMSNRTDAIGLIGGSQVNNEECYQLIKMVRGLGVVKLDNQTRVCHATTPPALSAAFGRGAMNGSWYNIKHAKMVWIEGSNMAECHPMGMKNVMEAKDNGAIIVHVDVRYTRTSRVADHFFQLRPGTDIAFLGALINYIIQNKKYDIDYLRRNTNAFCVLRDDFDFDAGIFSGYNEKTRTYNKESWGYKLDSNGKPMKALTLATPGTVMDHLARHFSRYTFEKASAITGMPVADIKKAAELFSTITPTVMMYALGMCQHTIGVENIRCFTIIQLLMGNIGVSGGGIDAMRGQPNVQSSTDYGIMFQYYPAYLPYPTHTDDTLAKWTHHNGTFKAKFLKNLLKAWFGDAANASNDYMFNALPIRNGTHNDSLYVMFEKAIEGIVKCIYVCGQNPQMTNANLTVVNEGLKNLETLIVQDVFINETAAFWERPGDNPADIKTEVIFMPAASYLERNGTMTNSMRMIQWRMKGPDPANDSRPDYWIIDKLWKRIVELYKDSTDPKDNTVKLLTWNYGDPDDGQTYVENIMKECNGYDLKDGHLLRGIREIRDDGTTMAGMWIFTGVYGDGVHMAKRRGQEDHGDMGIYPNFAWVWPDNIHMLYNRASCDENGKPVRPGQALVWWDEAKGMWDGYDVPDVADRTQGPNTPGGQKPFRMNAEGIARLFAAEYSDVENGETRDHSYVPVDGPMPEFYEPVESPTKNVMNEGQKTEFNPCVIYPRVPKYQKIGTPDEYPYVLCSSSLTEHWCSGTITRHIPYLNELVKEPFVEMSEQLAVKLGIRKGDLVRVSTARGSVDVKAMVTKRAQPLMVNGKLTHMIWMPYNWGFKGLSKGPSTNYLTIDALDPNVQEQEFKACLANVERL from the coding sequence ATGAACCTTAGCAGACGTGACTTTTTGAAAGCCACCGGGCTAAGCGGCGTCGGGCTGGCACTCGCGAGTCTCGGTCTGGACGTCGGCAAAGTCGAGGCGGCGGCGAAAGAGTACAAGCTGACGGGCGGTCGCGAATTTACCTCCGTCTGCCACTTCTGCGCCTGCGGCTGCGGTACGCTCGGCTATGTCAAGGACGGCAAGCTGATCAACCTCGAAGGTGCGGCGGACCATCCTGTCAACCGCGGGGGCCTCTGCCCGAAGGGCGTTGGCTACGGTCACATCCCGAACTCGGCAGAGCGTCCGAAGTGTCCGATGTACCGTGCGCCCGGCAGTGACCACTGGGAGGAGATCAGCTGGGAAGAGGCGATTGATCGCGCAGCACGCGCCATCAAGAAGGCGCGCGATGAGAACTGGGTCGGTCAGGATGAGGCGAACGGCTACAAGTTCATGAGCAACCGTACGGATGCCATCGGACTGATTGGCGGTTCGCAGGTCAACAACGAGGAGTGCTACCAGCTGATTAAGATGGTGCGCGGTCTCGGCGTTGTCAAACTCGACAACCAGACGCGTGTCTGCCATGCCACCACCCCGCCGGCACTCAGTGCGGCGTTCGGGCGCGGTGCGATGAACGGCTCGTGGTACAACATCAAGCATGCGAAGATGGTTTGGATCGAAGGGTCGAACATGGCGGAGTGTCACCCGATGGGTATGAAGAACGTCATGGAGGCAAAGGACAACGGTGCCATCATCGTTCATGTCGATGTACGTTATACCCGTACCTCGCGCGTGGCAGATCATTTCTTCCAGCTTCGTCCCGGCACAGATATCGCCTTCCTCGGAGCCCTTATCAATTATATTATTCAGAACAAGAAATACGATATCGACTATCTGCGCCGCAACACGAACGCGTTCTGTGTCCTGCGTGATGACTTTGACTTCGATGCGGGCATCTTCTCCGGATACAACGAGAAGACGCGCACGTACAACAAGGAGTCGTGGGGCTACAAGCTCGACAGCAACGGCAAACCGATGAAGGCACTCACGCTTGCAACCCCCGGCACGGTCATGGATCACCTTGCACGTCATTTCTCGCGCTACACGTTCGAGAAGGCATCGGCGATCACAGGTATGCCCGTGGCGGATATCAAGAAGGCAGCGGAGCTCTTCTCGACGATCACGCCTACCGTCATGATGTACGCGCTCGGCATGTGCCAGCATACGATCGGCGTGGAGAATATCCGCTGCTTCACGATCATCCAGCTGCTCATGGGCAACATCGGTGTCTCGGGCGGCGGCATTGACGCAATGCGCGGACAGCCGAACGTGCAGTCCTCGACGGACTACGGCATTATGTTCCAGTACTATCCGGCATATCTGCCGTATCCGACGCACACGGACGATACGCTCGCGAAGTGGACACACCACAACGGCACGTTCAAGGCGAAATTCCTGAAGAACCTGCTCAAGGCATGGTTTGGTGATGCGGCAAATGCGTCGAATGACTATATGTTCAACGCCCTGCCGATCCGCAACGGCACGCACAACGACTCACTCTATGTCATGTTCGAAAAGGCGATCGAGGGTATTGTCAAGTGCATCTACGTCTGCGGACAGAATCCCCAGATGACGAATGCAAACCTTACGGTGGTCAACGAGGGGCTTAAAAACCTCGAAACACTCATCGTACAGGATGTCTTCATCAACGAGACAGCGGCGTTCTGGGAGCGCCCCGGCGATAATCCGGCGGACATCAAGACGGAGGTCATCTTTATGCCGGCTGCCTCCTACCTTGAGCGCAACGGTACGATGACGAACTCCATGCGCATGATTCAGTGGCGCATGAAGGGGCCGGATCCCGCCAATGACTCGCGTCCTGACTACTGGATCATTGACAAGCTCTGGAAGCGCATCGTGGAACTCTACAAGGACTCCACGGATCCAAAGGACAATACAGTCAAGCTTCTCACATGGAACTACGGCGATCCGGACGATGGACAGACCTATGTCGAGAACATCATGAAGGAGTGCAACGGCTACGATCTGAAGGATGGGCATCTCCTGCGCGGCATCCGCGAGATCCGCGACGACGGCACGACGATGGCTGGCATGTGGATCTTTACGGGCGTTTACGGCGACGGTGTGCACATGGCAAAGCGCCGCGGGCAGGAAGACCACGGCGACATGGGGATCTACCCGAACTTTGCATGGGTCTGGCCGGACAACATCCATATGCTTTACAACCGTGCCTCCTGCGACGAGAACGGCAAGCCGGTTCGTCCCGGTCAGGCACTCGTCTGGTGGGATGAAGCAAAGGGGATGTGGGACGGCTACGACGTTCCCGACGTTGCCGACCGCACACAGGGGCCGAATACGCCCGGCGGTCAGAAGCCATTCCGCATGAATGCCGAGGGCATTGCCCGTCTCTTTGCCGCCGAATACAGCGATGTGGAGAACGGAGAGACGCGCGATCACTCCTATGTTCCTGTAGACGGTCCCATGCCCGAGTTCTATGAGCCGGTCGAAAGCCCGACAAAGAACGTGATGAACGAGGGACAGAAGACCGAGTTTAACCCGTGTGTAATCTATCCGCGCGTACCGAAGTACCAGAAGATCGGCACGCCGGACGAGTATCCGTATGTCCTCTGCTCCTCGAGTCTCACGGAGCACTGGTGCTCGGGTACGATCACGCGCCACATCCCGTACCTCAACGAGCTGGTTAAGGAACCGTTCGTCGAGATGTCCGAGCAGCTTGCAGTGAAGCTTGGGATTCGTAAGGGAGACCTCGTCCGCGTCAGCACGGCACGCGGCAGCGTGGATGTCAAGGCGATGGTCACGAAGCGTGCACAGCCGCTCATGGTCAACGGCAAGCTCACGCACATGATCTGGATGCCCTACAACTGGGGATTCAAGGGGCTCTCGAAGGGTCCCTCGACAAACTACCTCACCATCGACGCGCTCGATCCGAACGTGCAGGAGCAGGAATTCAAGGCCTGCCTTGCCAACGTCGAACGGTTGTAA
- a CDS encoding MOSC domain-containing protein encodes MGEIRALCISEKRGTQKHAMDRVFFMTEFGIDGDAHAGDWHRQVSLLGLGEIDDFRARGADVDFGAFGENVVADGFHFKELPIGTRLRVGDVFLEITQIGKECHSHCQIYHQVGDCIMPREGVFARVLHGGWVTVGDKMEITTEKIPLDAAVITASDKGSRGEREDKSGAAIREMLTEAGYHVAGFNIVPDEKEQLVREMELWAERGVGLILTTGGTGFSVRDVTPEATREVIERETPGIPEAMRAFSMQVTPRAMLTRAAAGIRKRSLIVNLPGSEKAVRECLSFILPQLQHGVEILRGDTGECAR; translated from the coding sequence ATGGGAGAGATTCGGGCGCTCTGCATCAGTGAGAAGCGCGGGACGCAGAAGCATGCGATGGATCGCGTCTTCTTTATGACGGAGTTCGGCATCGACGGCGATGCTCATGCGGGCGACTGGCATCGTCAGGTGAGCCTTCTCGGACTTGGCGAGATCGACGACTTCCGCGCGCGCGGCGCGGATGTGGATTTCGGGGCGTTTGGTGAGAATGTCGTTGCGGACGGCTTTCATTTTAAGGAGCTTCCTATCGGCACGCGGCTGCGCGTCGGGGATGTTTTTCTCGAGATCACGCAGATCGGCAAGGAGTGTCACAGCCACTGTCAAATCTACCATCAGGTCGGCGACTGCATCATGCCGCGCGAGGGGGTATTTGCACGCGTTCTGCATGGCGGCTGGGTGACGGTCGGGGACAAAATGGAGATCACGACGGAGAAGATTCCGCTCGATGCCGCTGTGATTACAGCAAGCGATAAGGGCTCGCGTGGTGAACGCGAGGATAAGAGCGGTGCGGCGATTCGAGAGATGCTGACCGAGGCGGGGTACCATGTCGCGGGCTTCAACATCGTCCCCGATGAGAAGGAGCAGCTTGTGCGCGAGATGGAGCTCTGGGCGGAGCGCGGCGTGGGCCTGATCCTCACGACGGGCGGCACGGGCTTCTCTGTGCGCGACGTGACCCCCGAGGCAACGCGTGAGGTCATCGAACGTGAGACCCCGGGTATCCCTGAGGCGATGCGTGCGTTCTCCATGCAGGTGACGCCGCGTGCCATGCTCACGCGTGCGGCGGCAGGCATTCGGAAACGCTCGCTCATCGTCAATCTGCCGGGCAGCGAGAAAGCGGTGCGCGAGTGTCTCTCGTTCATCCTGCCGCAGCTGCAGCACGGCGTGGAGATTCTGCGGGGCGATACGGGCGAGTGCGCACGATGA
- a CDS encoding molybdopterin molybdotransferase MoeA — protein sequence MQDIELEQAVEVLLAHTTPVAETERVPLLDAVGRVAAEDVRAGFDNPPFDRSPLDGYTFAAASTRGASAENPVTLRVVGEECAGDFFDGVVGAGECVRIMTGGAIPKGCDCVVRQEDVREDGEQIHVPFTSEPYENYCYAGEDIKKGTVLIRQGQCIRAAHLAVLASEGYGDVLVRRRVRVAVASTGDELLQPGESLRPGKIYNSNLYLLAGRLKELGAEVTVVGSVPDDVERAASVIASYADKVDLFLTSGGVSVGKKDIMHGVVPALGAERLFWRVCMKPGAPAIAYTRGKMLGIALSGNPFAAYATFELMARAALAHLAGETEVTRPRRRAVLADAFPKACLGRRFLRARIEADGRISLPDQHESGSLFSAAGCDAFVDVPAGTKPLAAGAEVEVVIL from the coding sequence ATGCAGGACATCGAACTCGAACAGGCAGTAGAGGTGCTGCTTGCACATACAACACCGGTTGCGGAAACGGAGCGCGTTCCCCTGCTGGATGCTGTGGGACGTGTCGCGGCGGAGGACGTGCGTGCGGGGTTTGACAACCCGCCGTTCGACCGTTCGCCGCTCGACGGCTATACGTTCGCTGCGGCAAGTACGCGTGGCGCCTCGGCGGAGAATCCCGTTACGCTGCGCGTCGTCGGCGAGGAGTGCGCTGGTGATTTCTTCGATGGGGTTGTCGGTGCGGGCGAATGCGTCCGCATCATGACGGGCGGCGCGATTCCAAAGGGCTGCGACTGTGTGGTGCGGCAGGAGGATGTACGCGAGGACGGGGAGCAAATTCACGTTCCGTTCACGTCTGAGCCGTACGAGAACTACTGTTATGCGGGCGAGGACATCAAGAAGGGAACTGTCCTCATTCGGCAGGGGCAGTGCATCCGCGCGGCGCATCTGGCGGTGCTCGCAAGTGAGGGCTATGGCGACGTTCTTGTCCGTCGGCGCGTGCGCGTCGCTGTCGCCAGTACGGGCGATGAACTGCTCCAACCGGGCGAGTCTCTTCGTCCCGGCAAGATCTACAACAGCAACCTTTACCTGCTCGCAGGGCGCCTGAAGGAGCTCGGTGCAGAGGTGACGGTTGTCGGCTCTGTGCCGGATGATGTGGAGCGGGCAGCATCGGTGATTGCCTCCTACGCGGACAAGGTGGATCTCTTTCTGACCTCGGGCGGCGTGTCCGTCGGCAAGAAGGACATCATGCATGGTGTTGTGCCTGCGCTCGGTGCGGAGCGCCTCTTCTGGCGCGTCTGCATGAAGCCGGGTGCGCCCGCGATTGCCTATACGCGCGGGAAGATGCTCGGCATTGCGCTCTCGGGCAATCCGTTCGCTGCATACGCGACGTTCGAGCTGATGGCGCGTGCGGCACTGGCGCATCTTGCGGGTGAGACGGAGGTCACGCGCCCCCGTCGGCGTGCGGTGCTCGCCGACGCATTTCCAAAGGCGTGCCTCGGTCGGCGGTTCCTGCGTGCACGGATCGAGGCGGACGGGCGCATCTCGCTGCCTGATCAGCACGAGTCCGGCTCGCTCTTTTCGGCGGCGGGCTGTGATGCGTTCGTGGACGTGCCGGCGGGGACAAAGCCGCTTGCGGCAGGTGCAGAGGTAGAGGTTGTAATCCTTTAG
- the moaA gene encoding GTP 3',8-cyclase MoaA, with amino-acid sequence MQDQFQRKIEYLRISVTDCCNLRCRYCMPAHGVKKMAHADVLTYEEILRNVRALAGVGIRKVRLTGGEPLVRRDIVHLVRGLKETPGIETVAITTNGVLLGAMMDELLDAGLDAVNLSLDTLDGGKFFSITRRPMFGAVMETLERLTRETQLDIKMNCVPIAGVNDDEITALASLARDHAIKMRFIELMPIGCARTEGYRGVPMDEVRARLKAAFGALLPVGEATHGRAVPKGPATYVQPAGFRGALGFIDAMEHKFCDTCNRVRLTAEGFLKLCLYSNAGLDTRSLLRGGATDAQLADAIAHAVWKKPEEHYFEMDTETRDRRAMYQVGG; translated from the coding sequence ATGCAGGATCAGTTTCAGAGGAAAATTGAATATCTGCGCATTTCGGTGACGGACTGCTGCAATCTCCGCTGTCGCTACTGCATGCCTGCACACGGCGTGAAGAAGATGGCGCACGCGGATGTGCTCACCTATGAGGAGATCCTGCGGAACGTGCGTGCACTTGCGGGGGTGGGGATTCGCAAGGTGCGTCTGACGGGCGGCGAGCCGCTTGTGCGCCGCGACATTGTACATCTCGTGCGCGGGCTGAAGGAGACACCGGGCATTGAGACGGTTGCGATCACGACGAACGGTGTCCTGCTCGGTGCGATGATGGACGAGCTCTTGGACGCGGGACTGGATGCGGTAAACCTCAGCCTCGATACGCTCGACGGGGGCAAGTTCTTCTCCATTACGCGGCGCCCAATGTTCGGTGCGGTCATGGAGACTCTGGAACGCCTGACGCGCGAGACGCAGCTCGATATCAAGATGAACTGTGTGCCGATTGCGGGCGTGAACGACGATGAGATCACGGCACTCGCATCACTTGCACGTGATCATGCGATTAAGATGCGTTTTATCGAGCTCATGCCGATCGGTTGTGCCCGCACGGAGGGATATCGCGGCGTACCGATGGATGAGGTGCGTGCACGGCTCAAAGCGGCGTTTGGTGCACTCCTGCCCGTCGGTGAGGCGACGCACGGACGCGCTGTTCCGAAGGGGCCCGCCACGTACGTACAGCCCGCCGGATTCCGTGGGGCGCTCGGTTTTATCGACGCAATGGAGCATAAATTTTGTGATACGTGCAACCGCGTGCGTCTGACGGCAGAGGGGTTCTTGAAGCTCTGCCTTTACAGCAATGCGGGTCTCGATACACGCTCGCTGCTGCGCGGCGGAGCGACGGATGCACAGCTGGCGGATGCAATCGCGCACGCCGTCTGGAAGAAGCCAGAGGAACATTATTTCGAGATGGACACGGAGACGCGTGATCGTCGCGCCATGTATCAGGTAGGGGGTTAA
- a CDS encoding molybdopterin-binding protein, producing MREVRVQDAVGMMLCHDITEIVRGERKGARFRKGDVIRAEDVEVLLRIGKEHIYVWEDDENMLHENDAAVILRDLCRSDYMTASEPKEGKIELTSTVDGVFEVREDALNAVNDITDVMIATIAQHYPVKAGTKLAGMRVIPLVIDKSTMEKVRETAGSEPLLRILPYRKMKVGVVTTGSEVFHGRIKDTFTPVIDSKLRAFGLQVDEHRLSDDGTEHTRAAIEELLALGMDMVLCTGGMSVDPDDRTPAAIRATGARVVTYGAPVLPGAMFLLAYYEKDGRSVPIMGLPGCVMYSPATIFDIIMPRVIAGSEWTRREITRLGIGGLCMECKVCHYPVCPFGK from the coding sequence ATGCGGGAGGTTCGCGTTCAGGACGCAGTAGGGATGATGCTCTGCCACGACATTACGGAGATCGTGCGGGGGGAGCGCAAGGGAGCGCGATTCCGCAAGGGCGATGTGATCCGCGCGGAGGATGTCGAGGTGCTGCTGCGCATTGGCAAGGAGCATATCTACGTCTGGGAGGACGACGAGAATATGCTGCACGAGAACGATGCGGCAGTGATTCTGCGTGACCTCTGCCGGAGCGACTACATGACGGCGAGCGAGCCGAAGGAAGGCAAGATCGAGCTGACATCGACAGTGGACGGCGTGTTCGAGGTGCGCGAGGATGCACTCAATGCGGTGAACGATATCACGGATGTGATGATCGCGACGATCGCGCAGCACTATCCCGTAAAGGCGGGGACGAAGCTCGCAGGGATGCGCGTGATTCCGCTCGTCATTGATAAGAGCACTATGGAAAAGGTGCGTGAGACGGCAGGTTCCGAGCCGCTGCTGCGCATTCTTCCCTATCGAAAGATGAAGGTCGGCGTTGTGACGACGGGCTCGGAGGTCTTTCACGGACGCATCAAGGACACCTTTACGCCCGTCATTGACAGCAAACTGCGCGCGTTCGGACTACAGGTAGACGAGCATCGTCTCTCAGATGACGGGACGGAGCATACGCGTGCGGCGATTGAGGAACTGCTTGCCCTTGGCATGGACATGGTACTCTGTACAGGCGGCATGAGTGTCGATCCCGACGACCGCACGCCCGCCGCGATTCGTGCGACGGGGGCACGCGTGGTGACGTACGGCGCACCCGTGCTGCCGGGTGCGATGTTCCTGCTCGCCTACTACGAGAAGGACGGGCGCAGCGTACCGATCATGGGGCTGCCGGGCTGCGTCATGTACTCGCCCGCGACGATCTTTGATATCATCATGCCGCGCGTGATTGCGGGCAGTGAGTGGACGAGGCGCGAAATCACGCGCCTCGGCATCGGCGGACTCTGCATGGAGTGCAAGGTGTGCCACTATCCCGTGTGTCCGTTCGGAAAGTGA